A stretch of the Pseudomonadota bacterium genome encodes the following:
- the mddA gene encoding methanethiol S-methyltransferase — protein sequence MKRLVILLYGVTSYAVFFASFLYAIGFIGNFIVPKSIDSVPEAPLGTALFINALLLAVFAIQHSVMARPAFKRWLTRFLPRAAERSTYVLFSSLALILLFALWEPMGGVIWAAKSDAAQWAAWGLYALGWIVLLYATFAINHFDLFGLRQSWAAFRNREPEPLKFVQPWIYRVVRHPLYVGWLLIFWATPIMTVAHLVFAGLGTAYILLGIQLEERDLADAHPEYLEYKRRVPMLIPSLRKSSKGRSGERTLAEVQSS from the coding sequence ATGAAACGTTTGGTAATTCTGCTCTACGGCGTCACCAGCTACGCCGTCTTTTTCGCCTCATTTCTGTACGCCATCGGCTTTATCGGCAATTTCATCGTACCAAAATCGATCGATTCGGTGCCCGAAGCGCCGCTGGGCACGGCGCTATTCATCAACGCGCTGCTGCTGGCGGTGTTCGCGATTCAGCACAGCGTGATGGCACGCCCTGCCTTTAAGCGCTGGCTGACCCGGTTCCTGCCCAGGGCGGCGGAGCGCAGCACCTATGTGCTGTTTTCCAGCCTTGCGCTCATCTTGCTGTTTGCGCTCTGGGAGCCGATGGGTGGTGTGATCTGGGCCGCCAAAAGTGACGCGGCGCAGTGGGCCGCCTGGGGACTCTACGCGCTGGGTTGGATCGTCCTGCTGTATGCCACCTTCGCGATTAACCACTTCGACCTGTTTGGCCTGCGTCAGAGCTGGGCCGCGTTTCGCAATCGCGAGCCTGAGCCGCTCAAGTTTGTGCAACCTTGGATCTACCGGGTTGTGCGTCATCCGCTTTACGTTGGCTGGCTCCTCATTTTCTGGGCGACCCCGATCATGACCGTTGCCCATCTGGTCTTTGCGGGCCTTGGCACGGCTTACATTCTTCTTGGCATCCAGCTCGAGGAACGCGATCTGGCTGACGCCCATCCGGAATATCTTGAGTACAAGCGGCGGGTGCCCATGCTGATCCCCTCCCTGAGAAAGTCTTCGAAGGGCCGGTCAGGCGAAAGGACGCTCGCTGAGGTGCAATCATCATAG